The DNA window TTGGCTTGGCATGCGGCGAGCTCCAACGCCCGCTCACCAGTGCGATCGAGCTGCGGCTTCGGGAGGTCTACGACGCCGAAGCCTGGTTGCGCCGCGTACCGGCGCAATTGGCCATCTCACTCTTCGCCCGGGCGAAGCTGGAAGGCTTCGTCGACGAGTTGGAACTCCCGGCGGATGTGCATGCCCGTGTGCGGGCTCGAATTCGCGCCAGCGATTTCGTCGACGAGCTGGTGCCCTTTCTGCTGTTCTTGCGGGAGATGTACACGGCGCCGGAGGGTCGAAGCGCAGAAACCTTCGACGACCACCTGCGGGGCTCCTTCCGGCCGAGCGATGGGAGCCCGGGCATGGAGCATTCCATGTTCAGGTGGAAGAAGGCTGAGGAGAAGGAGGCGGCGGCAGAGCTTCCAACACTCGATCCAGAACTTCTTCGCCATCTGATCGGCTTCTACGATGTGCTGTTCTTGCAGGACGAGCAGGACTTCAGCATCAACGATCGTCTCGCCTGCGAGAGTCGAACCCTGGAGAGCGGTCTGGAGGAGGCCACCGCCCGCGCAAGACATGCAGTGCGCGGCGTTCTGCAGGCGTTGCGGACCCAGTTGGCGGAGCAGGCCGACGTAGGCGCCGCCGTGGATGGCGTCCTCCGTGATGACTCCCGGCTCGATGCAGCAACGGCCGCCCTGATCCGCTTCATCGACCAGACCGTCTGCCGGAACTACCGTTTCTTTGCTGCCAGGGCATTTCGTATACAGCAACTCGAAAGCTGGATGCGCCACGAATTCGATACGCCGAATGGCGGGGAGCTCTGGGCGTTCCTCGAACATGCCAACCGGCAGCGTCGCTATGGCGTGGCGATCGTCGTCGATGGGTTGCAGGGCGCGCTCATGAACTCACTGGCCCTGGGTGATGCCAGCCATCCCTTCGTCCAGGCGATTGCCCGCGAGCAGCTGGAAGCCGGTGGGGCCCCGCCGGCGGCAAGATCGCTTCGCGCACCGAAAGGCCAGCAGACCCTCTTCCTCGAATCCTTCGCAGCCTCCGGTTTCTCCCATCCAGCCTACCTGCCGTTCTTTCGTGAACTGCGCAGAACGAAACGAAGCCTCTGGGTCCCGATCGGGATCTCGACGACACCTACCATCAGCGTTCGCAACATCCCGGTCGCGCTGACAGGCGCACCGGTCGCTGGCGAGCACTCCACGGGCCTGCCCAACTTCCATTTCGTCGATCGCGGTTTCACGCGCCACGGCGAGCGACGGGGGCGTGCCTACTACTTCTACGGAAGCGATGCGGTGGAACTGGTTCAGCTTGCCGACGAGGCCGGCATGCAGAGCCTTTTCGAACGCTTGCCCCAGCTCGGGAGCCTGAGCTGCACGGCCCAATACGACGAACGTGCCCAGTTCGGCATCGACGCCCTTCTGAACCTGGGCCTCGGTGAAAAGCTGCGCGATTTCGGCGATCGTTTGTGTGCAGCGGAGCTCGAGCGGCGAAGCCAGACCGAGCGAGAACTCCGCAAGCTACGCGAGAAGCTCCTTGCAAAGCGCTCGATGTTCCTTGGCGAGCGCCCATGGTATGCACTCTGGGAGCAAATCGGTGACAAGCAGAATCGAAAGCTCGCGCATCGCTGGATCCAGGAGATCGCCCGGCTCGAGCAGCGGACGCTCCCAGAGCTCATGGTCTACTACAACCCGTGGCCAGACCATTTTGCGCACTTTACCGGACCTTTCTCGGATGAAATCCTGGCCCCGTCGGGGGAGCTGAACAGGCTCGACTATTGGCTCGGTCGGGTTCAGCGCGCGTACCGAGAAGCCGGAGTGCTGCCCCGCACCCTCTTCGGGCTTGCCGGCGACCACGGCCTGGCGCCCGTCTTCCACTTGTTGAACCCCGAAGTAGAGGTCTTCGACCCGCTGCGCGCGGCAGGTGTGGATTTCAAGATCGTCAAGATCTCTTCGGATGAAGGCGAGGGCCCAAAGCTCACGAACCCCTTCGATCCGCCGACGATGAAGGGCATCGATGTCGTCGTCGCCTCTACGGCGGGGGGCAACTACATGCTCGATCTCTTCCGGGACCAGGGCGACGGATTTCCCACGCAACCTCTCGCCGAAGAACTGCGGGCCTTGCGCCCCCTGGCAGCACCCAACACTCGACCCATCGATCTACTCGGCGAACTCACGACACGCCTGGCGGATTCCCTGGACTACCTGGTCGTTCGGGATTCCTCCTGCTCGCCCGCTGGCGGGGCCGTGCTGGTGCTCGGTAAGCGGGGCGACAAACTGGCTTCCGCGAGGATCCGACGGCAGGGAAGACGCATCCTCTACACCTTCGAGGGCAGCGATCTCCTTGCGACCGATGTGCTCTCACCTTACGAGTCGCTCGCTGCGGCCGACCGAGAAGAGCATGCGCGCTTGCGGACGCGTTGCCTGGCAGCCTCCGAAGACGCGCCCGAAACCTGGTGCGACGAAACAGCCTGGCGCCAGATTGCGTCCTACACGGCGCGGCCGGATTCGGTCGTCCAACTCGCCCATCTCTACGATGCGGAGCGAGCCGGAACGATCAACCTCTTCCCTCGCAACGGGGTGGGCTACAACTCGGGCGTTCCCGGCCGGCACGCAGGGGAGTCCTTTCATGAAAAGAACGCATTCCTTGCGATCTGGGGAGAGCCGCTGGTCGAAGCTGGCAAGCTGGGAGAACTACGCAGCGCAGTGAATGGCACCATGCCGATGGCCATCTACGAGCATCTGACCGGAGATCGGCCCGAACCCGGAACTGGGGGCTGGGGATACGACCCGCTCCCCGCACGAACCTTTCGACATCGTGCGGCGGAACCCGGCCCGTGAGTTCACGAGGCCTCCTCTGAGCGACTCCAACGAGGCGTTGGCCGCGCTTCATCGCCTGCATGGCGATGTGGACCGACGTGCGGAAGCGCTGCGCGCCGAACACGCCGACCGGCTCCAGTGCGCACGCGGCTGCGCCTCGTGTTGCATCGATGGCTTGAGCGTCAGCCAGATCGAAGCGGAGGGCATTCGGCGCGGGCATCCGGCGCTCCTGGCCGAAGCGAACCCGCATTCCGAAGGCGCCTGTGCGTTCCTCTCCGAGGATGACAGCTGCCGCATCTATCCCAACCGCCCCTACGTATGCCGTACGCAAGGGTTGCCCCTGCGTTGGCTCGATGAAGACCAGGACCAGGAGATCCGGGAACATCGGGATATCTGCGAGCTGAACCTTGCCGGGCCGCCGCTCACCGGCCTGCGTCCAGAAGCCTGCTGGCTCCTCGGGCCAACGGAACTCGCAATCGATCGGATCGAACAGAGCTGGCGCCCGGGCCCCCAGCTTCGCGTTCTACTTCGGGATCTCTTCGCGTAGACACGCCAGGTCGGGCGTAGGCCAGAAGACGTCAGCTTCCGACCTGCCCACCCCGAGTCTGACATTCGTGGATCCGCATGAACTGATCCTGTCCATCGAGCCGACACCGCACGATGCTCTCGTCCTTCTCCGCCGAACTCACGGTGCGCGCATCACTCCACCATTGGCGAGGGTCGGGCAACTTGTCTGCCCAGGAGGAATCGCTCGAGGATGCAGAAGGGGTCGCTGGTTCGGCGTTCTTCTTGGCCGTACGAGACCGGGACGCCCCCGGCTTGACCGGATGTTTTTCGAGTTCGGCCATTCCCCAATCGAGTTCATCGAACACGAAGCATCCGCCCAGCACGAAGAGCAGGGGCAAGACGAGAAAGAACCGGACCGCGCGCATACCTCCCTATCGGCTGACCCGAGCTTCTGACTTGTGATATTGCCCGCTGAACAGCGGCTCTGCTCCATCGATATTTTCTTCCATGATTTCAGTCATTTACACAGTATTCTGCCTATTGGAAGAATGACCGGGGAGATCCGCGTTGGCTAACGTCCGCATCCCGCGACAAGGAGCCCGGAAGAGATGGCAGTTGAGATCGAGAGAATCGAGATCTCCGTGGACAGCGCGACCATGGGGGGCTACCTGGCCCGGCCGGAAGGCGACGGACCGTTCCCCGGCGTGATCGTCTGGATGGAGATCTTCGGTGTGAACTCGCATATCCGGGATATCACCGAGCGAATCGCTGCCCTGGGTTACGTGGCGCTGGCTCCCGATTTCTTCCATCGCACTGCCCCTGGAATCGAGTTGGGCTACGACAACGCGGGCTTCGAGGAGGGGATGAAGGGACTCCACCTCCTCGACGCCGACCAGATGGTGGCCGATGCCCAGGCCGCTTTCGCCTTCCTGACGGATCGGTCGGATGTGACGGCCAAGATCGGGACGATCGGCTTCTGCATCGGCGGACACATGACCTACCTCACGGCATGTGAAACCGATGTCGCCGCGGCGGCTTCGTTCTATGGCGGTGGCATTGCCGCAGCCGAAGGCCCTGGAGGGAAGGAGCCCACCCTTTCGCGAACCAGGAAGATCGGGGGGCGGATCCTCTGCTTGTTTGGCGGACAGGATCTGCTGATCCCGGCAGATCAGGTCGCAAGCATCACATCCGCACTCGAAGCGGCGAAGACACACCATGAAATCGTCGTCTTCGAGCCCGCCGACCACGGCTTCTTCTGTGACCAGCGCGCAACCTATCACGCAGAATCGGCGGCGACAGCCTGGCAGCGGGTCGAGGCACTCTTCGCCGAAGAGTTGGCGAACTAAGGCAAAGGCCCGCGACGGTCGATCTGGAGCAGCATGAGCATTGGCGACGAAACGGACGTCCGCGGGCTGAAGACGATCGGCCGCATCGTTGCACGTTGCCTGCGGGAGATGGGCCAGGCCCTCGAGCCGGGCATCCGGACGAGTGAACTCGACGAGATCGGCGCCACCTTCCTGGCGCGTCATGATGCTGAATCGGCTCCCCAGTTCACCTACGGTTTTCCCGGTGCAACCTGCATCAGCGTGAACGAGGTGGTCGCCCACGGCATCCCTGGTGAACTCGTGATCCGGGCCGGCGATCTGGTGCACATTGACGTCTCAGCCCGCAGCCGTGCCGGGTATTTTTCGGACACGGGTGCGAGCTTCCCCGTCTCGCCCTTCTCGAAGCGCGACCAACGCCTCTGCGTGACAGCGAAGATGGCGCTTCGCGAAGGGATCAAGGCGGCACGGCCGGGGGCACGAATCGGACGCATAGGCCGTGCCTTCGAGAAGACGGCCCGCAGGGCAGGCTTCGCAACGATCCGCAATCTCTGTTCCCACGGGGTCGGTCGATCCCTCCACGAAGAGCCGACAGAGATCCTGGGCTACGACGAGCCCTCGGATCGTCGGCGCCTCGAGGAAGGTCAAGTCCTCGCCATCGAGCCCTTCGTCACCGATGGCACACCCTGGGTCGAAGAAGGCGACGACGGCTGGTCCCTCCTCACCGATCCGGGCCGCCGTGCGGCCCAATTCGAGCACACCGTGATCCTGACCCGCGACAAGCCCCTCGTGGTGACCCTTCCCGGCTAGGCCATCGGCGTTGCGCTGACGCTGGGGGGGGGGGGGCTCGACCACCAGCGTTGCGCTGACGCTGGGGAGTTGCTTCCCTTCTCGGCCATGCTGGATCCCAGGAGTCTCGCGGATCGCCGCGACGAGATCGAAGAGAGCTGTCGGAAGCGCGGTGTCAAGGCTGACGTGGCGGGTGCTGCTGCGCTCTACGAGCAGGTCGCGGCCCGCCAGACGGAGCTGAACGAAGCGAACCGGCGACGCAACGAGCACCAGAAGGCGGGCAAGCAGAAGCTCGACGATGAACAACGAGCCGCGCATACCGCCGAGGGCCGCGCTCTCAAGGAAGCGGTCGCACGGATCGAGGCTGAGCTGAACACCACCCGGGCCGAACTCGATGAACGGGCCGGCATGCTCCCGAATTTCATCCACCCGGAGGTACCCGAAGGCGGAGAAGAAGATTTTCGCCTGGTGCGGCAGGTCGGCACCCCGACGAACTTCGGTTTCGAAACCCGAGACCATCTGGAGCTTGGCACCCAGCTCGACCTGCTCGATTTCGAAGCTGGCGCGCGGGTGGCGGGAAACAAGTTCTACTACCTGAAGAATGGCGCCGTCCTGCTCGAACTCGCGTTGCAGCGATATGCCCTGGACATCCTCCTCGAAGACGGCTTCGTTCCCTATGTCACACCCGATCTCGCCCGCCCCGAGATCGTCGCCGGCATCGGCTACAACCCGCGCGGCGAGGAAACCCAGATCTATTCGCTCTCGAATGCGGATCTCTGCCTGGTCGGCACCGCTGAGATCACACTCGGCGGTATGCATGCCGATTCGATTCTCGACGAGAGCGATCTTCCCATCAAGATGGCCGGGATCTCCCACTGCTTCCGTACCGAGGCCGGTGCGGCGGGTCGCGAGAGCAAAGGCCTCTACCGGGTGCACCAATTCACCAAGGTCGAGATGTTCGTCATCACGCGCCCCGAGGATTCGGAGGCCATGCACGAACACCTTCTCTCGCTCGAGGAGAAGATCTTCGGCGGGCTCGAGCTCCCCTACCAGGTGATCGACATCGCCTCGGGCGATCTCGGTGCGCCGGCCTTTCGCAAATTCGATATCGAGGCCTGGATGCCCGGACGCGGTGAGAGTGGCTCCTACGGTGAGGTCTCCAGCACCTCGAACTGCACCGACTACCAGGCACGGCGGCTCAAGACGCGCTTCCGACGCAAGGAAACGAAGAAGAACGAGCTGGTACACATGCTGAACGGCACCGCGGTTGCGAACTCGCGAGCCATTCTGGCCTTGCTCGAGAACCACCAGCGAGCAGACGGCAACATCGGAGTGCCGAAAGCCCTGCAGCCGTATATGGGCCGTGACACGATCGGGCCCGGCTCCGGCTAGTGGCCGACCCCGAACGCCCCCCGCTCATCCTCGGCACCGCCGGGCATATCGATCACGGCAAGACCACGTTGATCGAAGCCTTGACCGGCATCGATACCGACCGTCTGCCGGAGGAGAAGGCCCGGGGAATCACCATCGAGCTGGGTTTCGCGCCTTTGGATCTCGAAGACGGGCTCCGGCTCGGCGTGGTGGATGTGCCGGGCCACGAGGGCCTCGTGCGAACCATGGTGGCCGGCGCTGCCGGTATCGATCTGGTGCTGCTCGTCGTCGCTGCGGACGAAGGGGTCATGCCGCAGACGCGCGAGCACCTGGCCATCTGCGATCTCCTCGGATTGCAACTCGGCGTCGTGGCGCTGACGAAGGCAGATCTCGTCGACGAAGAGATGGTCGAGCTGGCGCGGGAAGAGGTCGCCGACCTGGTGGGTGAAACCTGTCTTTCAGGGGCGAAGGTGATCCCCGTTTCTTCGCGCTCGGGCCAGGGACTGACAGAACTCCGCCAGACCCTGGGCCAGCTGGCCCTCGTCGCGGAGGCCCGCACACCGCGCAACGGACCGCCGCGTCTCTGGATCGACCGGCGCTTCGAGATGCGCGGCTTCGGAAGCGTCGTGACCGGCACGCTGATCGGCGCTGCTCTCGGCGTAGGCGATCCGGTGGAGCTTCTTCCGGGAGCTGAGGTCGGACGCGTGCGGGGCCTCCAGAGTTTCGGGGAGAAGGTGGATTCCGTTCGGCCCGGTGCGCGCTGCGCCGTGAACATCCAGAACGTGGCGCTGGCAGAACTCTCGCGCGGCCTGCTCCTCACCCGGCCGGAGGCGCTCGCTCCGACCCATCGCTTCGATGCCCTGCTCCACTGGCTGCCGGGGGCTCCGCTGCTCGGGAACGACCCGTCCTCAGTAGAGTTGTTATGCGGGACGGCCGAGCGGCGAGCACGCGTCGCACCGATCGGAACGGAAGAGATCACGCCTGGCCAGACGGGCTTCGCGCGAATCCACGTCGATGGGGAGGCCCTCGGGCTTCTTCCCGGGGATCGCTTCGTGTTGCGCGGCTTCCATCGTGCGGAAAACGCAGGCGCGACCCTCGGCGGAGGACGGGTGCTCGACGTAGCTCCGCCCCAGCGCCGCAGGAACGACCCGGCACTCGTCCAGGATCTGGACGTTCTCGCGGGGGAGGATGCCACGGCCTCCTTATGCTGCCGCATCTCCAGGGCCGGCTTTGCCGCCGTCTCGAAGCAGAAGCTCTCGCGTGAGACCGGCTTTTCGTCGCAGGAAGTGAGCTCGAGCCTGGCCGGACAGGCCGACGCCGTGCTGCCGCTCGGCCCCGAACTATGGATCGCCGCTGCCGCACGGGAGGAACTCGCCGATCGACTTCTCTCGGCTCTCCGCAGCTTTCACGAGCGCGAGCCGCTCGAACCCGGCATGCCACGGGCGACGCTGGGTGGATGTCTACCTGAGAATGTTCCCGCCGCCGCGTTCGAATTCCTGCTCGCCCATCTCGCCGATCTCGGAGTCATCGAGATCGAAGAGAAGACGGTTCGAGCCACGGATTTCGTGCCGTGCCTCACGCAGCCACAAGAAGTTCTGGCCGCCCGCCTGCGTGCCGACGCCATGCTGGCGGCGCTAGAACCGCCGACACTCTCCGAGTGGTCCGCTGCGCTCACGTTTTCGCCGGATGAGCTTCGTCCGGTTCTCGCCCATTTGGAGCGCGACGGCTCCCTGACCCGGGCACCCGGCGATCTCTGGTTCGACAAGGTCGCCGTGGATGAGCTTCGCGAAAAGGTCGTTGCTCACCTGCAAGCTCACGAGGAGCTACCGACGCCCGCCTACAAAGAGATGATCGGCACGACCCGGAAGTACGCCGTCCCCCTGATGGAACTCTTCGATGCCGAACACCTGACGATGCGCAGGGGAGAGGCCCGCGTGCTCCGTCGAAAGCCTGCCAGCTGACGCCCTACTCCGGAATCAGCAACACCCGCTTCGCGATCACGTTGAGCTGCACCTCGTTGGTGCCGCCCCAGATCGAATCGGCCCTCGTCGTGAGCCACGCCCGTGTGCGTTCGAGTTGGGTGCCCTCGAAGCCGGGACCGTCCCAGCCCAGACCCTGAGTGCCGACTGCCAGCATCGCGATGTCCTGCTCGCTCTTCACCATGTTCGCCCAGCGGTACTTACCGAGTGACCCGATGTCGCGTCCCGTCTGGCCAGCGCGCGCTTCCTGTCCTGCGCGCCGCATCGTCAGGCTCAAAGCCCGGGCCTCGAGTTCCTGGGCAGCCAACCGTTGCCGGATGGCCGGATCCGCGAGCACACCGTTCTCGAGACCCACCTCGCGCTTCACCAACTCGACCAGTGTTTCCTTCTGGGCACCACTGAGTCCGCCCTCACTTCCACCATCCGTGCTCCGCTCGTGCTGGAGCAATCGCTTCGCGACCGTCCACCCGCCGTTCACGGGCCCGATCACGTTCTTGGCCTTCGCCCGGGCACCATCGAAGAACACCTGAGAGAAGTCTGCACTTCCGTCGATCAAGGTCAGTGGTGCCACCTCGACCCCATCCTGGTGCATCGGAAAGAGGATGAAGCTGATGCCGTCGTGCTTGGGCGCATCGGGATCGGTGCGGACCAGACAGAAGATCCAGTCGGCCTTGTCAGCACCCGTCGTCCAGATCTTCTGGCCCGTGATCACGTACTCGTCACCTTCGAGGACGGCCCGTGTCTGCAGGCTTGCCAGATCCGATCCGGCACCCGGCTCACTGTAGCCCTGGCACCACTTGATTTCGTGTCGCGAAATCTGCGGCAGGAACTCCTGCTTCTGCTCCTCCGTCCCGAATTCCAGGAGCGTCGGTCCCAGCATGCTGGTTCCGAAGGAACTGATGATCGGTGCCCGAACGGCCTTGAACTCGGCCATCAATGCTGCCGTATGCTTGCGATCGAGCCCGCCACCCCCGTATTCGGTAGGCCAGCTGGGCGTGACCCAGCCGCGCCCAACCAATGCATCGATCCATTTGTTCAGCGGTTCTTTGGGTAGATTCTTTCGATTCCCGACACGCAGCTCGGCCGGAAGAGTCTCTTCGACCCAGCTGCGAACTTCCTGCTTGAAGTCTTCGATGGATGCCATGGGGTGGTCTCCTAGCCCCAATCCGTCGTTGTGAGGTGAACGCCGGACATTGAAATGGCCCTGTGAGTGTGAGATGAAGGAGTTACAAGGCTTCTCCACCGACACCCAACAAGGCCACTTCAGTGCGATTGATTCAAGGCTCTATTCGGA is part of the bacterium genome and encodes:
- a CDS encoding nucleotide pyrophosphatase, whose translation is MNPRLPGLVSCLLGLLASLGLACGELQRPLTSAIELRLREVYDAEAWLRRVPAQLAISLFARAKLEGFVDELELPADVHARVRARIRASDFVDELVPFLLFLREMYTAPEGRSAETFDDHLRGSFRPSDGSPGMEHSMFRWKKAEEKEAAAELPTLDPELLRHLIGFYDVLFLQDEQDFSINDRLACESRTLESGLEEATARARHAVRGVLQALRTQLAEQADVGAAVDGVLRDDSRLDAATAALIRFIDQTVCRNYRFFAARAFRIQQLESWMRHEFDTPNGGELWAFLEHANRQRRYGVAIVVDGLQGALMNSLALGDASHPFVQAIAREQLEAGGAPPAARSLRAPKGQQTLFLESFAASGFSHPAYLPFFRELRRTKRSLWVPIGISTTPTISVRNIPVALTGAPVAGEHSTGLPNFHFVDRGFTRHGERRGRAYYFYGSDAVELVQLADEAGMQSLFERLPQLGSLSCTAQYDERAQFGIDALLNLGLGEKLRDFGDRLCAAELERRSQTERELRKLREKLLAKRSMFLGERPWYALWEQIGDKQNRKLAHRWIQEIARLEQRTLPELMVYYNPWPDHFAHFTGPFSDEILAPSGELNRLDYWLGRVQRAYREAGVLPRTLFGLAGDHGLAPVFHLLNPEVEVFDPLRAAGVDFKIVKISSDEGEGPKLTNPFDPPTMKGIDVVVASTAGGNYMLDLFRDQGDGFPTQPLAEELRALRPLAAPNTRPIDLLGELTTRLADSLDYLVVRDSSCSPAGGAVLVLGKRGDKLASARIRRQGRRILYTFEGSDLLATDVLSPYESLAAADREEHARLRTRCLAASEDAPETWCDETAWRQIASYTARPDSVVQLAHLYDAERAGTINLFPRNGVGYNSGVPGRHAGESFHEKNAFLAIWGEPLVEAGKLGELRSAVNGTMPMAIYEHLTGDRPEPGTGGWGYDPLPARTFRHRAAEPGP
- a CDS encoding YkgJ family cysteine cluster protein — translated: MRRNPAREFTRPPLSDSNEALAALHRLHGDVDRRAEALRAEHADRLQCARGCASCCIDGLSVSQIEAEGIRRGHPALLAEANPHSEGACAFLSEDDSCRIYPNRPYVCRTQGLPLRWLDEDQDQEIREHRDICELNLAGPPLTGLRPEACWLLGPTELAIDRIEQSWRPGPQLRVLLRDLFA
- a CDS encoding dienelactone hydrolase family protein, whose amino-acid sequence is MAVEIERIEISVDSATMGGYLARPEGDGPFPGVIVWMEIFGVNSHIRDITERIAALGYVALAPDFFHRTAPGIELGYDNAGFEEGMKGLHLLDADQMVADAQAAFAFLTDRSDVTAKIGTIGFCIGGHMTYLTACETDVAAAASFYGGGIAAAEGPGGKEPTLSRTRKIGGRILCLFGGQDLLIPADQVASITSALEAAKTHHEIVVFEPADHGFFCDQRATYHAESAATAWQRVEALFAEELAN
- the map gene encoding type I methionyl aminopeptidase, giving the protein MSIGDETDVRGLKTIGRIVARCLREMGQALEPGIRTSELDEIGATFLARHDAESAPQFTYGFPGATCISVNEVVAHGIPGELVIRAGDLVHIDVSARSRAGYFSDTGASFPVSPFSKRDQRLCVTAKMALREGIKAARPGARIGRIGRAFEKTARRAGFATIRNLCSHGVGRSLHEEPTEILGYDEPSDRRRLEEGQVLAIEPFVTDGTPWVEEGDDGWSLLTDPGRRAAQFEHTVILTRDKPLVVTLPG
- the serS gene encoding serine--tRNA ligase, with the translated sequence MLDPRSLADRRDEIEESCRKRGVKADVAGAAALYEQVAARQTELNEANRRRNEHQKAGKQKLDDEQRAAHTAEGRALKEAVARIEAELNTTRAELDERAGMLPNFIHPEVPEGGEEDFRLVRQVGTPTNFGFETRDHLELGTQLDLLDFEAGARVAGNKFYYLKNGAVLLELALQRYALDILLEDGFVPYVTPDLARPEIVAGIGYNPRGEETQIYSLSNADLCLVGTAEITLGGMHADSILDESDLPIKMAGISHCFRTEAGAAGRESKGLYRVHQFTKVEMFVITRPEDSEAMHEHLLSLEEKIFGGLELPYQVIDIASGDLGAPAFRKFDIEAWMPGRGESGSYGEVSSTSNCTDYQARRLKTRFRRKETKKNELVHMLNGTAVANSRAILALLENHQRADGNIGVPKALQPYMGRDTIGPGSG
- the selB gene encoding selenocysteine-specific translation elongation factor; the protein is MADPERPPLILGTAGHIDHGKTTLIEALTGIDTDRLPEEKARGITIELGFAPLDLEDGLRLGVVDVPGHEGLVRTMVAGAAGIDLVLLVVAADEGVMPQTREHLAICDLLGLQLGVVALTKADLVDEEMVELAREEVADLVGETCLSGAKVIPVSSRSGQGLTELRQTLGQLALVAEARTPRNGPPRLWIDRRFEMRGFGSVVTGTLIGAALGVGDPVELLPGAEVGRVRGLQSFGEKVDSVRPGARCAVNIQNVALAELSRGLLLTRPEALAPTHRFDALLHWLPGAPLLGNDPSSVELLCGTAERRARVAPIGTEEITPGQTGFARIHVDGEALGLLPGDRFVLRGFHRAENAGATLGGGRVLDVAPPQRRRNDPALVQDLDVLAGEDATASLCCRISRAGFAAVSKQKLSRETGFSSQEVSSSLAGQADAVLPLGPELWIAAAAREELADRLLSALRSFHEREPLEPGMPRATLGGCLPENVPAAAFEFLLAHLADLGVIEIEEKTVRATDFVPCLTQPQEVLAARLRADAMLAALEPPTLSEWSAALTFSPDELRPVLAHLERDGSLTRAPGDLWFDKVAVDELREKVVAHLQAHEELPTPAYKEMIGTTRKYAVPLMELFDAEHLTMRRGEARVLRRKPAS
- a CDS encoding acyl-CoA dehydrogenase; this encodes MASIEDFKQEVRSWVEETLPAELRVGNRKNLPKEPLNKWIDALVGRGWVTPSWPTEYGGGGLDRKHTAALMAEFKAVRAPIISSFGTSMLGPTLLEFGTEEQKQEFLPQISRHEIKWCQGYSEPGAGSDLASLQTRAVLEGDEYVITGQKIWTTGADKADWIFCLVRTDPDAPKHDGISFILFPMHQDGVEVAPLTLIDGSADFSQVFFDGARAKAKNVIGPVNGGWTVAKRLLQHERSTDGGSEGGLSGAQKETLVELVKREVGLENGVLADPAIRQRLAAQELEARALSLTMRRAGQEARAGQTGRDIGSLGKYRWANMVKSEQDIAMLAVGTQGLGWDGPGFEGTQLERTRAWLTTRADSIWGGTNEVQLNVIAKRVLLIPE